A window of Desulfobacterales bacterium contains these coding sequences:
- the rpsL gene encoding 30S ribosomal protein S12: protein MPTINQLVRKGRKRVEQKKAAPALQSSPQKRGVCVRVYTATPKKPNSALRKVARVRLTTGVEVSAYIPGIGHNLQEHSVVLVRGGRVKDLPGVRYHVVRGTLDTLGVADRKQGRSKYGAKRPK from the coding sequence ATGCCGACAATTAATCAACTGGTTCGAAAAGGACGGAAGCGGGTGGAGCAGAAAAAGGCGGCGCCCGCGCTGCAGAGCTCACCCCAGAAACGGGGCGTGTGCGTCCGTGTGTATACGGCCACACCCAAAAAGCCGAATTCGGCTTTGCGTAAAGTGGCCAGGGTCCGCCTGACGACCGGCGTGGAAGTTTCCGCCTATATTCCCGGTATCGGGCATAACCTGCAGGAGCACTCAGTGGTGCTGGTACGCGGCGGTCGGGTCAAGGATTTGCCGGGTGTTCGCTACCATGTGGTCCGGGGCACATTGGATACCCTGGGCGTCGCGGACCGGAAGCAGGGTCGGTCCAAGTACGGCGCCAAGCGGCCCAAGTAA
- the rpsJ gene encoding 30S ribosomal protein S10 produces the protein MTNSKIRIRLRAYDHKLLDQSARDIVDTARKTGAKIVGPIPLPTRINKYTVLRSPHVNKKSREQFEVRTHKRLLDIQDPTQQTVDALMKLDLSPGVDVDIKL, from the coding sequence ATAACGAATTCTAAAATCAGAATACGCTTGAGAGCATACGATCATAAACTGCTTGATCAATCCGCCCGGGATATTGTAGATACGGCCCGGAAAACAGGGGCAAAGATTGTGGGGCCGATTCCGCTGCCCACGCGGATTAATAAATATACCGTGCTGCGTTCACCCCATGTGAACAAAAAGTCGAGAGAGCAGTTTGAAGTCCGGACCCATAAGCGGCTGTTAGATATTCAGGATCCCACCCAGCAGACGGTGGATGCCCTGATGAAGCTTGATCTGTCGCCGGGTGTGGATGTGGATATTAAACTGTAG
- the rpsQ gene encoding 30S ribosomal protein S17 yields MAEKERGRRRQVVGTVLSNKNDKTVTVRVDRYVIHPVFKKYMRRRGKYAAHDEQNTCGVGDRVLITESRPLSRRKRWRVSQIIEKAV; encoded by the coding sequence ATGGCAGAAAAAGAAAGAGGCAGACGCAGGCAGGTGGTCGGAACGGTTCTAAGCAATAAAAATGATAAAACAGTCACGGTCCGCGTGGATCGCTATGTAATTCATCCGGTCTTTAAAAAGTATATGCGCAGACGGGGGAAATATGCGGCCCATGACGAGCAGAATACCTGCGGCGTGGGCGATCGGGTACTGATTACCGAATCACGGCCATTGAGCCGGCGCAAGCGATGGCGGGTAAGCCAGATAATTGAAAAAGCGGTCTGA
- the rplW gene encoding 50S ribosomal protein L23 has protein sequence MRTYEIIKAPLDTEKTNLQKEFFNKVSFEVDPRANRVEIRKAVENIFDVKVQSVHTMHVRGKLKRRGRILGRRKNWKKAIVTLMPNSRINFFEGV, from the coding sequence ATGAGAACCTATGAGATTATAAAAGCGCCGCTTGATACGGAAAAGACAAACCTCCAGAAAGAGTTCTTCAATAAGGTCTCGTTCGAGGTGGATCCCAGAGCCAACCGGGTGGAAATCCGGAAAGCGGTTGAAAATATTTTTGACGTCAAGGTCCAGTCCGTGCACACCATGCATGTGCGGGGCAAGCTCAAACGCCGCGGCCGAATTCTCGGGCGGCGGAAGAACTGGAAAAAAGCCATTGTGACGTTGATGCCCAACAGTCGGATCAACTTTTTTGAGGGCGTTTAG
- the tuf gene encoding elongation factor Tu: MSKKKFERTKPHVNVGTIGHIDHGKTTLTAAITKHCGLRGLAEYVAFDKIDKAPEEKARGITISTAHVEYQTKTRHYAHVDCPGHADYIKNMITGAAQMDGAILVVGADDGPMPQTREHILLARQVGVPQIVVFLNKCDMVDDEELIELVELELRELLSSYDFPGDDTPIVRGSALKALESDDADGAETKCIWELMDAIDDFIPEPERDVDKPFLMPVEDVFSISGRGTVVTGRVERGVVKVNDKVEIVGFGETINTTCTGVEMFRKILDQGQAGDNVGLLLRGIKRDDVERGQVVAAPKSITPHTRFEAEVYVLSKDEGGRHTPFFSGYRPQFYFRTTDVTGILTLPEGVEMVMPGDNVKIKAELITPIAMEKELRFAIREGGRTVGAGVVSDIIE, encoded by the coding sequence ATGTCAAAGAAGAAGTTTGAGCGGACGAAGCCGCACGTAAACGTAGGGACGATCGGCCACATCGACCATGGCAAGACGACCTTGACCGCAGCGATCACCAAGCACTGCGGATTAAGGGGGCTGGCCGAGTACGTGGCGTTTGACAAGATCGACAAGGCGCCTGAGGAGAAGGCGCGGGGGATCACGATTTCCACGGCGCACGTGGAGTATCAGACGAAAACCCGGCATTATGCGCACGTGGACTGTCCGGGCCACGCGGACTATATCAAGAATATGATCACGGGTGCCGCGCAGATGGACGGGGCAATCCTGGTGGTTGGCGCAGACGACGGCCCGATGCCGCAGACGCGGGAGCACATTCTTCTGGCGCGTCAGGTGGGTGTGCCGCAGATTGTGGTATTTTTGAACAAGTGCGACATGGTGGATGACGAGGAGTTAATCGAGCTGGTGGAGCTGGAGCTTCGCGAGCTGTTGAGTTCATATGATTTTCCGGGCGATGACACGCCGATTGTCCGTGGCAGCGCATTAAAGGCGCTGGAGTCAGACGATGCGGACGGAGCGGAGACCAAGTGCATCTGGGAGCTGATGGATGCGATCGATGATTTCATTCCGGAGCCGGAGCGGGATGTGGACAAGCCCTTCCTGATGCCGGTGGAGGATGTGTTCTCGATTTCCGGCCGTGGCACGGTGGTCACGGGCCGTGTGGAGCGCGGGGTTGTCAAGGTCAACGACAAGGTGGAGATCGTGGGATTTGGCGAGACGATCAACACGACCTGCACGGGCGTTGAGATGTTCAGAAAGATTCTGGACCAAGGCCAGGCCGGAGATAACGTGGGGCTATTGCTTCGCGGGATCAAGCGAGACGATGTGGAACGTGGCCAGGTGGTTGCGGCCCCGAAATCGATCACGCCGCACACGCGGTTTGAGGCCGAGGTCTACGTCCTGAGCAAGGATGAGGGGGGTCGTCACACGCCGTTTTTCAGCGGATACCGGCCGCAGTTTTATTTCCGTACGACGGACGTGACCGGTATATTGACGCTTCCGGAAGGCGTGGAGATGGTGATGCCGGGCGATAACGTAAAGATTAAGGCGGAGCTGATCACACCGATTGCGATGGAGAAAGAGCTTCGGTTTGCGATCCGCGAAGGGGGCCGGACAGTCGGTGCCGGCGTCGTCAGTGACATCATCGAATAA
- the rplD gene encoding 50S ribosomal protein L4 — protein sequence MAVLEVRNIAGGKVSEVELPDSIFNVSVKKSVLHDVVRSQLAARRRGTAAVKHRSDVKGSGAKMFRQKGTGRARRGDIKSPLLKGGGVTFGPDPRSYAFKIPKKARRLALKMAISSKLQADTLVVLDKFELEQIKTKAVASAIDSLNLEKPLIVIDKADRTLELSARNIPGVKVLRVDGLNVYDILNHQHLVLLEPSIKEIEGRLAA from the coding sequence ATGGCTGTCCTTGAGGTCAGAAATATAGCGGGTGGCAAAGTATCAGAGGTGGAGCTGCCCGACAGCATATTCAATGTGTCCGTGAAAAAGAGCGTGCTCCACGACGTGGTCAGAAGCCAGCTGGCGGCCCGGCGGCGGGGAACCGCTGCGGTCAAGCACCGTTCGGATGTAAAGGGCTCCGGAGCCAAGATGTTCCGTCAAAAGGGCACCGGCCGGGCCCGGCGGGGCGATATCAAGAGCCCGCTGCTCAAAGGCGGCGGCGTGACCTTCGGCCCCGACCCCCGGTCCTATGCATTCAAGATTCCCAAAAAGGCCCGGCGGCTTGCGCTTAAAATGGCCATCAGCAGCAAGCTGCAGGCGGATACCCTGGTTGTGCTGGATAAGTTTGAACTGGAGCAGATAAAGACGAAGGCTGTCGCTTCCGCGATTGATTCGCTTAACCTGGAGAAGCCGCTGATTGTCATCGATAAGGCGGACAGGACGCTGGAGCTTTCCGCGCGCAATATCCCCGGTGTAAAGGTTCTGCGTGTGGACGGCTTGAATGTATATGACATTTTGAATCATCAGCACCTTGTTTTGTTGGAGCCTTCGATAAAGGAAATCGAGGGGAGGCTGGCCGCATGA
- the rplC gene encoding 50S ribosomal protein L3 — translation MSNGLLGKKLGMTSVFGHDGRYLPVTVIEAGPCTVTQVKTQATDGYNALQLAFGDKKKSRVNKPLQGHFAKSGDKCFAYVSEFRVDNPEDFQLGQEITLDMFAVGDLVEVSGKSKGRGFSGVIKRHGFHRGPKTHGNRNYRLPGSIGMSAWPSKVAKGKKMPGRYGNVRQTVKNLEIVDIRPEENLILVKGAVPGPASGRIEIKKRG, via the coding sequence ATGAGTAACGGATTACTAGGTAAAAAGCTGGGCATGACCTCGGTTTTCGGCCATGACGGCCGCTATCTGCCGGTGACGGTCATTGAAGCCGGCCCCTGCACGGTCACTCAGGTTAAAACCCAGGCGACTGACGGATACAATGCCTTGCAGCTGGCTTTCGGGGATAAGAAAAAGTCCCGTGTCAACAAACCGCTGCAGGGGCATTTTGCCAAAAGCGGAGACAAGTGTTTTGCTTATGTCAGCGAGTTCCGGGTGGATAACCCCGAAGATTTTCAGCTGGGCCAGGAGATAACCCTGGATATGTTTGCCGTCGGCGACTTGGTCGAAGTCTCCGGGAAAAGTAAAGGCCGGGGGTTTTCCGGCGTAATCAAGCGGCACGGATTCCATCGGGGACCCAAGACCCACGGCAACCGAAATTATCGGCTGCCCGGCTCCATCGGAATGAGCGCCTGGCCGTCTAAGGTGGCCAAGGGCAAAAAGATGCCCGGCCGTTACGGCAACGTCCGGCAGACAGTTAAGAATCTGGAAATCGTTGATATACGGCCGGAGGAAAACCTGATTCTGGTCAAAGGCGCGGTCCCCGGCCCGGCCAGCGGCCGTATTGAAATCAAAAAACGCGGTTGA
- the rplN gene encoding 50S ribosomal protein L14: protein MIQAETRLSVADNSGAKEVSCIKVLGGSRRRYASIGDIIVVSVKHAMPNSKVKKGDVLKAVIVRTKKEIRRPDGSFIRFDENSAVLINAQREPIGTRIFGPVARELRAQRFMKIISLAPEVL from the coding sequence ATGATACAGGCGGAGACAAGGTTGTCTGTTGCGGATAATTCGGGCGCCAAGGAGGTCAGCTGCATCAAGGTGCTGGGCGGTTCCAGGCGGCGTTATGCGAGCATCGGCGATATCATTGTGGTATCGGTCAAGCATGCCATGCCGAACTCAAAGGTCAAAAAGGGCGATGTGCTCAAAGCTGTTATTGTGCGGACCAAAAAGGAAATCCGACGGCCGGATGGCTCGTTTATCCGGTTTGATGAGAATTCAGCGGTATTAATCAATGCCCAGCGGGAGCCGATCGGAACCCGTATTTTCGGGCCCGTTGCCAGGGAACTCCGCGCGCAGCGGTTCATGAAGATTATTTCGCTGGCACCCGAGGTGCTGTAA
- the rpsC gene encoding 30S ribosomal protein S3: MGQKVNPISMRLGIVRTWGSRWYAGKDYHKYVLEDYKLRTYLKKKLYHAGVSKIEIERSTKRVKLKIHAARPGIIIGKKGAEIEALKKELEKMVSHEVLVDIQEVRKPEIDAQLVAENVANQLVRRVAFRRAMKRAVASAMRFGAHGIKIICSGRLGGAEMARVEWYKEGRIPLHTLRADIDYGFTNANTTYGTIGVKVYIFKGEILSDEQMAKDGQ, encoded by the coding sequence TTGGGTCAGAAAGTCAATCCAATTAGCATGCGGTTGGGGATTGTCCGCACCTGGGGTTCTCGTTGGTATGCCGGCAAAGACTATCACAAATATGTTCTGGAGGACTATAAGCTTAGAACCTATTTGAAGAAGAAACTGTATCATGCCGGTGTTTCAAAGATCGAGATTGAGCGCTCCACCAAGCGGGTCAAGCTTAAGATCCACGCTGCGCGTCCCGGGATCATTATCGGAAAAAAAGGGGCAGAAATCGAAGCGTTGAAAAAAGAGCTGGAAAAGATGGTCTCCCATGAGGTGCTGGTGGACATCCAGGAGGTTCGCAAGCCGGAAATCGATGCGCAGCTGGTGGCCGAAAACGTCGCCAATCAGCTGGTCCGCCGGGTGGCCTTTCGTCGGGCCATGAAACGGGCGGTCGCTTCAGCCATGCGCTTCGGGGCCCATGGAATCAAGATCATCTGCTCCGGCCGGCTCGGTGGCGCGGAAATGGCCCGGGTGGAATGGTACAAAGAGGGCCGGATCCCTTTGCATACCCTTCGGGCGGATATTGACTACGGTTTCACCAATGCCAATACTACCTACGGCACCATTGGCGTAAAGGTCTATATCTTTAAGGGCGAGATATTAAGCGATGAGCAAATGGCCAAAGACGGCCAGTAA
- the rplP gene encoding 50S ribosomal protein L16, whose translation MLSPKRVKYRKKQKGRMKGKAYKGSRLNFGDFGLQAVECGTISSKQIEAARIAMTRRVKRGGKMWIRIFPDKPFTKKPAEVRMGKGKGAPEGWVAVIKPGRILYEMEGVSRELAYEALRLAAHKLPIKTKFVERSEM comes from the coding sequence ATGTTAAGCCCCAAAAGAGTAAAATATCGTAAAAAACAAAAAGGCCGAATGAAAGGCAAGGCGTATAAGGGGTCACGGCTTAATTTTGGGGACTTTGGGCTTCAGGCCGTTGAGTGCGGCACAATTTCCTCAAAGCAGATTGAAGCCGCCCGTATTGCCATGACCCGTCGGGTCAAGCGGGGCGGAAAAATGTGGATTCGGATTTTTCCGGATAAACCCTTTACCAAGAAGCCGGCTGAGGTGCGGATGGGAAAAGGCAAAGGCGCCCCGGAGGGCTGGGTAGCAGTTATTAAACCCGGCCGTATCCTCTACGAGATGGAAGGCGTTTCCCGAGAACTGGCCTATGAGGCGCTGCGGCTGGCGGCGCATAAGCTCCCGATCAAAACCAAGTTTGTCGAAAGGAGCGAAATGTAA
- the rpsG gene encoding 30S ribosomal protein S7, which produces MPRRREVAERKLPPDLKYNSELVARFINYIMIDGKKSVAQNIVYDALDFMAQKSGDDALKLFEQALDNIRPQVEVKSRRVGGSTYQVPTEIRPKRRTALALRWIIAYSSKRSENSMARKVAGELMDALQHRGASVKKREDTHRMAEANKAFAHYRW; this is translated from the coding sequence ATGCCGAGACGTAGAGAAGTCGCAGAACGAAAACTGCCGCCGGATTTAAAGTATAACAGTGAGCTGGTGGCCCGGTTTATCAATTATATCATGATAGATGGCAAAAAAAGCGTCGCCCAGAATATTGTCTATGATGCGCTTGATTTTATGGCGCAGAAAAGCGGCGACGATGCGCTGAAGCTTTTTGAGCAGGCTTTGGATAACATCCGACCGCAGGTCGAGGTCAAATCCCGGCGGGTCGGCGGCTCCACCTATCAGGTACCAACTGAGATCCGCCCCAAACGCCGGACCGCCCTGGCTCTTCGTTGGATCATTGCTTATTCCAGCAAACGTTCTGAGAACTCCATGGCCCGTAAAGTGGCCGGCGAGTTGATGGATGCCTTGCAGCACCGCGGGGCCTCGGTGAAAAAGCGGGAGGATACCCACCGCATGGCAGAGGCCAACAAGGCGTTTGCCCATTACCGGTGGTAG
- the rpsS gene encoding 30S ribosomal protein S19: MPRSIKKGPYIEPKLFRKVNEAQASRSSKVIKTWSRRSTIVPEMVGLTLAVHNGKKFVPVFISENMVGHKLGEFSPSRIFYGHAGDKKTKMKR; this comes from the coding sequence ATGCCGCGGTCAATCAAAAAGGGTCCATATATTGAACCCAAATTGTTCAGGAAGGTCAACGAAGCCCAGGCTTCCCGAAGCAGCAAGGTCATCAAGACCTGGTCCCGCCGTTCAACCATCGTTCCGGAAATGGTGGGGCTCACGCTGGCGGTGCACAACGGCAAGAAATTCGTTCCGGTCTTTATTTCGGAGAACATGGTGGGTCATAAACTCGGTGAGTTTTCCCCGTCACGGATTTTCTACGGGCATGCCGGTGACAAGAAAACGAAAATGAAACGGTAA
- the rplX gene encoding 50S ribosomal protein L24, whose product MNKDKCRIKKNDKVKVVAGKDKGKIGKVIDVHPNKNRILVENVNTVKRHTRPSDKNKQGGIIEGEAAIHWSNVMLVCNKCMAPVRIKMHQLEDGKRVRICRKCNEIIDAS is encoded by the coding sequence ATGAATAAGGATAAGTGCAGGATCAAGAAAAACGATAAGGTCAAAGTGGTGGCCGGCAAGGACAAGGGAAAAATCGGCAAGGTCATCGATGTGCATCCCAATAAAAACCGTATCCTGGTCGAAAATGTCAATACGGTGAAGCGGCATACCCGGCCGAGTGATAAGAATAAGCAGGGCGGCATCATCGAAGGCGAAGCCGCAATCCACTGGTCCAACGTAATGCTGGTATGCAACAAGTGCATGGCCCCGGTTCGGATAAAAATGCATCAGCTCGAAGATGGCAAGCGGGTGCGGATCTGTCGGAAATGCAATGAAATTATCGATGCGTCGTAA
- the rplB gene encoding 50S ribosomal protein L2 — MAIKRVKPTSQGRRFQEYPTFEEITKKEPEKHLLRRLTRSGGRNANGRMTMRYRGGGHKRQYRLIDFKREKDGVPAKVAAIEYDPNRSARIALLHYADGEKRYILAPAKVKVGDTLMSGSDAEIRPGNALPLRNIPLGTQIHNIELRAGNGGQIVRGAGGYAQITAKEGKYATIRLPSGEVRMVLQSCRASIGQIGNVDHVNISLGKAGRTRMLGRRPKVRGVVKNPVDHPMGGGEGRSSGGRHPCTPWGKPTKGLRTRSRKKSDRLIVKRRKKKR; from the coding sequence ATGGCAATAAAACGAGTAAAACCGACATCACAAGGACGCCGCTTCCAGGAGTACCCAACGTTTGAGGAGATTACCAAGAAGGAGCCGGAAAAGCACCTTTTGCGCAGGCTCACCAGATCCGGGGGAAGAAACGCGAATGGCCGGATGACCATGCGCTACCGCGGGGGCGGTCACAAACGGCAGTATCGGTTGATCGATTTTAAACGGGAAAAAGACGGGGTACCGGCCAAAGTCGCGGCCATTGAATATGATCCGAACCGGTCCGCGCGAATCGCCCTTCTCCATTATGCGGACGGGGAAAAACGCTATATTCTGGCCCCGGCCAAAGTCAAAGTGGGCGATACCCTGATGTCCGGTTCGGATGCGGAAATTCGCCCCGGCAATGCGCTTCCGCTAAGAAATATCCCGCTGGGTACCCAGATCCATAATATTGAACTGCGGGCCGGAAACGGCGGCCAGATTGTTCGAGGCGCCGGCGGCTACGCGCAGATCACCGCCAAAGAGGGGAAATATGCCACAATCCGCCTGCCCTCCGGGGAGGTCCGGATGGTGCTGCAAAGCTGCCGGGCGAGTATCGGGCAGATCGGCAATGTGGATCATGTCAATATCTCTTTGGGGAAAGCGGGGCGCACCCGGATGCTCGGCCGGCGGCCCAAAGTCCGGGGCGTTGTCAAAAACCCGGTGGATCATCCGATGGGCGGCGGTGAGGGTCGCTCCTCCGGCGGACGGCACCCCTGTACGCCGTGGGGTAAGCCCACCAAGGGCCTGCGCACCCGGAGCCGGAAGAAAAGCGATCGGCTGATCGTGAAACGACGGAAGAAAAAACGATAA
- the rpmC gene encoding 50S ribosomal protein L29: MKVQDIRELSGDELNKRLQDTIESYFNLRFQHETGQLENPRRLRQVKCDIARLNTIKRERELNIR, from the coding sequence ATGAAGGTACAGGATATCAGAGAGCTAAGCGGTGATGAGCTGAACAAACGGCTTCAGGATACCATTGAATCCTATTTTAATCTGCGGTTCCAGCATGAAACCGGCCAACTGGAGAATCCGCGGCGACTTCGGCAGGTAAAATGCGATATTGCCCGGCTTAATACGATTAAACGGGAACGTGAACTAAACATCAGATAA
- the rplV gene encoding 50S ribosomal protein L22, which yields MEARATGKYMRISPQKVRSIVGAVKGQPVEAGLNQLKFMPQKASGVVEKVLRSAVANADQQGEMDIDSLMIKNIIVNEGPMLKRFRPRARGRATRILKRTSHITVIVAEG from the coding sequence ATGGAGGCACGGGCAACAGGCAAATATATGCGTATTTCCCCGCAGAAGGTTCGCAGCATCGTCGGGGCCGTAAAAGGCCAGCCGGTGGAGGCGGGGTTGAACCAATTGAAATTCATGCCCCAAAAGGCGTCTGGAGTTGTGGAGAAAGTTTTACGCTCGGCTGTAGCCAATGCGGATCAGCAGGGGGAAATGGATATCGATTCGCTGATGATTAAAAATATCATCGTCAATGAGGGCCCCATGCTGAAGCGGTTTCGGCCGCGCGCACGCGGGCGGGCAACCCGTATACTGAAACGAACGAGTCATATTACCGTAATCGTTGCCGAAGGGTAA